A section of the Candidatus Nitrosacidococcus sp. I8 genome encodes:
- a CDS encoding RidA family protein: MTRQIIQTKNAPTAIGTYSQAVRVGDIIYLSGQIPLAPETMTLVEGDMQAQIRQVFNNLKAVAEAADSNLDQVVKLNVYLTDLANFSLVSEIMANYFNAPYPARAVLGVAALPRGASIEMDAIIHLT; this comes from the coding sequence ATGACTCGCCAGATTATTCAAACAAAAAACGCACCTACCGCAATTGGTACTTATTCACAAGCGGTTAGAGTAGGGGATATTATTTATCTTTCGGGGCAAATACCTCTAGCTCCTGAAACTATGACCTTAGTCGAAGGCGATATGCAAGCCCAAATTCGACAGGTATTTAATAATCTTAAGGCAGTGGCAGAAGCTGCAGATAGTAATCTAGATCAAGTGGTTAAGTTAAATGTATATCTAACCGATTTAGCCAATTTTTCTTTAGTAAGTGAAATTATGGCAAATTATTTTAATGCTCCTTACCCAGCACGAGCAGTACTTGGTGTTGCAGCACTTCCCAGAGGAGCTTCAATAGAAATGGATGCCATCATCCACCTTACCTAG
- a CDS encoding RelA/SpoT family protein produces the protein MPAGLNQLCTTAGNYLDSDSLNRIKEAYYFAAAAHGKQKRCSGELYITHPLAVANIMAEMHTDHQCIMAALLHDVLEDTEASKQDLARCFGEEVAELVDGVSKLAQINTISREYAQADNIRKMLLAVTRDIRVILLKLADRLHNMRTLESLSRERRHRIAKETLEIYAPIANRLGIHNIRRELQDLGFRALYPLRYRVLEAAVKRNRGKNREIISTIQNAIMHRLSQEGLGGNVEGREKMLYSLYLKMLQKHCSLSGVMDLYGFRITVHSLDACYRVLGAVHSLYKPVVGKFKDYIAIPKANGYQALHTVLFGPHGVPIEIQIRTQEMKQIAETGIAAHWLYKESGEHGNKSVGAQQRAREWLKNLLEIQQNTGDSLEFLENIKIDLFPDEVYIFTPKGEIMILPQGATVVDFAYTVHTDVGNHCIAAKIDRNLVPLSTPLKNGQSVQVITAPTAQPSPSWLNFVVTGKARTNIRHYLKNLKQEESIKLGERLLNRYLHSYSLSLENISTDQVNHLLKEFNLENIQQLLESVGLGNHPALLVARRLLSDEMKEFNEESRKDYSRHPLQIKGTEGMVVTFAKCCHPIPGDSILGFITAGRGIVIHAERCKNLIGFRGQHERWTDVQWAKDIQAEFPVEIRVDVENRRGVLATVAAAIPANIDNVIIQDRNGLICSILFTIEVQNRHQLAQVMRRVRRLEMVVRIIRTKH, from the coding sequence ATTCCTGCTGGGCTTAACCAATTATGCACTACTGCAGGAAACTATCTAGATTCTGATTCTTTAAATCGAATTAAAGAAGCTTATTATTTCGCCGCAGCGGCACATGGTAAGCAAAAGCGTTGTTCTGGCGAGCTTTATATTACCCATCCTTTAGCTGTTGCTAATATCATGGCAGAAATGCACACTGATCATCAGTGTATTATGGCTGCCTTACTACATGATGTTTTAGAAGATACGGAGGCTTCTAAACAAGATCTAGCCCGCTGTTTTGGCGAAGAAGTAGCAGAGTTAGTAGATGGGGTAAGTAAATTAGCACAAATCAATACAATTTCTCGGGAATATGCTCAGGCAGATAACATACGAAAAATGCTGCTTGCAGTGACTCGAGATATTCGAGTTATTCTACTAAAGCTTGCCGATCGGCTTCATAATATGCGTACCCTAGAATCTCTTTCTAGAGAAAGACGGCACCGTATTGCCAAAGAAACTTTGGAAATTTATGCCCCTATTGCTAATAGACTTGGTATTCATAATATTCGTCGAGAGCTTCAAGATTTAGGGTTTCGAGCACTTTATCCTTTACGATATCGAGTATTAGAGGCAGCAGTAAAGCGAAACCGAGGTAAAAACAGGGAAATAATTTCAACTATTCAAAATGCAATTATGCATCGCTTATCTCAAGAAGGGTTAGGAGGGAATGTTGAGGGTCGAGAAAAGATGCTCTATAGCCTCTATCTTAAAATGCTGCAAAAGCATTGTTCTCTATCAGGGGTTATGGATTTATACGGATTTCGTATTACCGTACATTCTTTAGATGCCTGTTATCGAGTATTAGGTGCCGTACATAGTTTATACAAACCTGTTGTTGGAAAATTTAAAGACTATATTGCTATTCCTAAAGCAAATGGTTACCAAGCCTTACATACTGTTTTGTTTGGACCCCATGGTGTGCCTATTGAAATACAAATTCGCACGCAAGAAATGAAGCAAATTGCAGAAACTGGAATTGCTGCTCATTGGTTGTATAAAGAATCTGGAGAACATGGAAATAAAAGCGTAGGAGCACAACAAAGGGCAAGGGAATGGCTTAAGAATTTATTAGAAATACAGCAAAATACTGGGGATTCTTTAGAATTCCTTGAAAATATTAAGATCGATTTATTTCCCGATGAAGTTTATATATTTACCCCTAAAGGTGAAATTATGATTCTTCCTCAAGGAGCCACCGTTGTAGATTTTGCTTATACTGTCCATACGGATGTAGGTAACCACTGCATTGCAGCAAAAATTGATCGAAATTTAGTTCCCCTCTCTACCCCATTAAAAAATGGTCAAAGTGTACAAGTAATTACTGCACCTACGGCTCAACCTAGTCCTTCTTGGCTTAATTTTGTAGTCACTGGAAAAGCAAGAACCAATATTCGCCACTACTTGAAAAATTTGAAACAAGAAGAATCTATAAAACTTGGAGAGCGCTTACTTAACCGCTACTTACATAGCTATTCTCTTTCTTTAGAGAATATTTCAACAGATCAGGTTAATCATTTACTCAAGGAGTTTAATCTAGAAAATATCCAGCAGCTTTTAGAATCTGTTGGGTTAGGTAATCATCCCGCTTTGCTTGTTGCTCGCCGGTTACTTTCAGATGAAATGAAAGAATTTAATGAAGAAAGTCGCAAAGATTACTCTCGCCATCCTTTGCAAATAAAGGGTACAGAAGGGATGGTTGTTACCTTTGCTAAGTGTTGCCATCCTATTCCAGGTGATTCTATTCTTGGGTTTATTACTGCAGGTCGAGGGATTGTTATTCATGCAGAGCGATGTAAAAACCTGATTGGTTTTCGTGGCCAACACGAGCGATGGACTGATGTCCAGTGGGCAAAAGACATTCAAGCAGAGTTCCCTGTTGAAATTAGAGTAGATGTAGAAAATCGCCGAGGTGTTCTTGCTACTGTTGCAGCAGCTATTCCTGCTAACATTGATAATGTTATTATTCAGGACCGAAATGGGCTTATTTGCAGTATTTTATTCACTATTGAGGTTCAAAATCGCCATCAACTTGCCCAAGTAATGAGACGTGTGCGAAGATTAGAGATGGTAGTCCGTATCATACGAACAAAACACTAA
- the rpoZ gene encoding DNA-directed RNA polymerase subunit omega: MARLTVEDCIKHVDNRFMLILVAVKRARQLANGAESTISLDGDKPTVVALREIAEGHINTDILNEDSLPNLLERSYEQREHVQGEF, encoded by the coding sequence ATGGCACGTTTAACTGTTGAAGATTGTATTAAGCATGTTGATAACCGTTTTATGTTAATTTTGGTTGCTGTAAAACGAGCACGCCAACTCGCAAATGGTGCAGAATCTACTATATCATTGGATGGTGATAAACCCACTGTGGTTGCTTTACGAGAGATTGCTGAAGGTCATATCAATACAGATATTCTTAATGAAGACTCACTTCCGAATCTACTTGAGAGATCCTATGAGCAAAGGGAGCATGTTCAGGGGGAATTCTGA
- the gmk gene encoding guanylate kinase: MLGKLFVISAPSGAGKTSLVKGLISSAIDNLCLSISHTTRPPRPSEQDGVDYYFVSEPTFQQMAHEGDFLEHAQVFNHNYGTAYKSIHDQLTQGKDVLLEIDWQGARQVQAKFPDTIGIFILPPSKEALNKRLHGRGQDSEVVIKQRMEAAHSELSHYKEFDYLIVNDQFDLALEAFKSIVISQRLESIVQEERLKMLLIDLLS; encoded by the coding sequence ATGCTAGGAAAATTATTTGTTATTTCTGCACCTTCAGGTGCAGGAAAAACTAGCTTGGTTAAAGGACTTATTTCTTCTGCTATAGATAATCTTTGCCTGTCTATTTCTCATACCACTCGCCCACCACGTCCTAGTGAGCAAGATGGGGTGGATTATTATTTTGTAAGTGAACCTACTTTTCAACAGATGGCACACGAGGGAGATTTTCTAGAGCATGCTCAAGTCTTTAATCATAATTATGGTACTGCTTATAAAAGTATTCACGACCAATTAACCCAAGGCAAAGATGTGCTGCTTGAGATTGACTGGCAAGGGGCACGGCAAGTACAAGCAAAATTTCCAGATACGATTGGTATTTTTATCCTTCCTCCTTCAAAGGAGGCATTGAATAAAAGATTACACGGAAGAGGGCAGGATTCAGAGGTAGTCATCAAACAACGAATGGAAGCTGCTCACTCAGAGCTTTCCCACTATAAAGAATTTGATTACTTAATTGTCAACGATCAGTTCGATCTTGCTTTAGAAGCATTTAAATCTATCGTTATCAGCCAAAGACTTGAATCTATAGTACAAGAGGAACGATTAAAAATGTTACTGATTGACCTGTTAAGCTAA
- a CDS encoding YicC/YloC family endoribonuclease, which translates to MYSMTAFARQETQGTLGTFVWEMRSVNHRYLEVSLRLPEELRGIEAQIRAQISQVLNRGKIDCAFRYTLFNTEQSQFSLDKPLAKTLVELSAQVNTLLYNSAPINSLEVLRWPGVLKSPTIDTEALKSESLAGLEKVLDEILVARASEGKRLQVFILQRCEEIETIIGQIYARLPEVVRLFKERLQNKLESILTSLEQGRLEQEIVLFAQKSDITEELDRLKSHLVEIKQTLGQKKPVGRRLDFLMQELNREANTLAAKAADTETSQHAVDLKVLIEQMREQIQNIE; encoded by the coding sequence ATGTACAGTATGACTGCTTTTGCTCGTCAAGAGACCCAAGGCACTTTAGGCACTTTTGTGTGGGAGATGAGATCAGTTAATCACCGATATTTAGAAGTTAGCCTTCGGTTGCCAGAAGAGCTACGTGGGATTGAAGCTCAGATTCGGGCTCAGATTTCTCAAGTACTTAACCGGGGTAAGATAGATTGTGCCTTTCGCTATACTTTATTTAATACAGAACAAAGTCAATTTTCTTTAGATAAACCCTTAGCTAAAACTTTAGTTGAGCTAAGCGCCCAAGTAAATACCCTGTTATATAATTCTGCTCCTATTAATAGCCTAGAGGTTTTACGTTGGCCAGGAGTACTAAAATCTCCTACCATTGATACCGAAGCTCTTAAATCAGAATCCTTAGCTGGGTTAGAAAAAGTACTTGATGAAATCTTAGTAGCCAGAGCAAGTGAAGGAAAGAGACTACAAGTATTTATTCTCCAACGCTGTGAGGAGATTGAAACTATTATAGGACAAATATATGCCCGCCTTCCCGAAGTAGTTCGTTTATTTAAAGAACGGCTACAAAATAAATTAGAATCTATTTTAACTAGTTTAGAGCAAGGTCGGCTAGAGCAGGAAATCGTGCTTTTTGCTCAAAAATCAGATATTACCGAAGAACTTGATCGACTTAAATCCCATTTAGTTGAGATTAAACAAACTCTTGGTCAGAAAAAACCCGTAGGACGGCGTTTAGATTTTTTAATGCAGGAATTAAATAGGGAAGCAAATACCTTAGCGGCTAAAGCGGCAGATACAGAAACCAGCCAGCATGCAGTAGATTTAAAAGTATTGATCGAACAGATGCGAGAACAAATTCAAAATATTGAGTAA
- a CDS encoding TPR end-of-group domain-containing protein produces the protein MKKFKKWLARALFHLGRYQGDRVRKADYNKVDGLFEAVYRRLSSAALLDPENPKLFHYWGSVLYEQASQYKDGKTAKDLCKASGNKFETALKLDPENAKIMNDWAAALIGQAKESSDKSAATLLHTAQEKINAAEAITLDIGTYNLACIYSLRNEGLNCKRYLERAKEINMLPPVVHLKMDRDLDNIRKEPWFEAFIKQCAEIESQNKAQEPAKKSWWQRLLKRN, from the coding sequence ATGAAGAAGTTTAAAAAGTGGTTGGCTCGTGCTTTATTCCATTTGGGAAGATATCAAGGAGATCGGGTTAGAAAAGCAGATTATAATAAAGTAGATGGTCTATTTGAAGCAGTATATCGTCGTTTATCTTCTGCAGCACTGCTAGATCCAGAAAATCCAAAACTCTTTCATTATTGGGGATCGGTACTCTATGAACAAGCTTCTCAATATAAAGATGGAAAAACCGCAAAGGATTTATGTAAAGCGTCTGGCAATAAATTTGAAACTGCCCTTAAACTCGATCCAGAAAATGCCAAAATTATGAATGATTGGGCTGCTGCCCTTATTGGTCAGGCTAAAGAGAGTTCAGATAAAAGTGCAGCAACTCTGTTACACACAGCACAAGAGAAAATCAATGCTGCCGAAGCAATTACCCTTGATATTGGTACTTATAATTTAGCCTGTATTTATAGTTTACGAAATGAAGGACTAAACTGTAAAAGATATTTAGAAAGAGCAAAGGAAATTAATATGCTTCCTCCTGTGGTCCACTTAAAAATGGATCGGGATTTGGATAATATTCGCAAAGAGCCTTGGTTTGAAGCGTTTATAAAACAATGTGCTGAAATAGAATCTCAAAATAAAGCCCAAGAGCCAGCCAAAAAATCTTGGTGGCAACGACTATTAAAGCGTAATTAG
- a CDS encoding efflux RND transporter periplasmic adaptor subunit, giving the protein MESISLSSPSTKKYNGIKSHFYLENSIDIDQLLTQEVELEKQKRRKLWLSLILLLSIGISWMIYKTYHTSTSLSFKTSSIQTGNLTIVVTATGTLQPVNQVDVGSELSGIVDSVLVDYNDQVTKGQVLAQVNIDRLKTQEMQAKASLNAAKASLKEAQATVLETQLRFQRCGQLAKRQLCSQEELDTDRAAYVRAQALEMSAKAQIAMAEATLSTEQTDIEKSTIRAPIDGIILTRSVEPGQTVAASFETPVLFTLAENLSQMTLYVNVDEADIGQIQVGQKAHFTVDAYPDRQFLAQIIQVRYGALEVDGVITYETLLKVDNQDLALRPGMTATADIIVNEIDHALLIPNKALRFIPPEKNKTTQPTPKRGLVGMLFPGPRPSPPKKSPDQTKNNKKSQHIWILKEGQPTPVSIVLGASDGVHTQMLTGDLTAGMEVILDTVEKNPS; this is encoded by the coding sequence ATGGAATCTATTTCCTTGTCCTCACCTAGTACTAAAAAATATAATGGTATTAAATCTCATTTTTATCTTGAGAATTCCATAGATATAGATCAATTACTAACACAAGAGGTAGAGCTAGAAAAACAAAAGCGGAGGAAATTATGGCTAAGTTTAATACTCCTATTGAGTATCGGAATCAGCTGGATGATATATAAGACTTACCATACTAGTACCTCACTTTCTTTTAAGACTTCATCTATCCAAACAGGTAATTTAACCATTGTAGTGACTGCTACGGGTACTTTACAACCAGTCAATCAAGTGGATGTAGGCAGTGAGCTCTCTGGAATTGTAGATTCAGTGTTAGTCGATTACAACGATCAGGTCACCAAAGGGCAAGTACTAGCTCAAGTAAATATCGATCGGTTAAAAACCCAAGAAATGCAAGCAAAAGCTTCCTTAAATGCAGCCAAGGCAAGTTTAAAAGAAGCCCAAGCTACCGTACTAGAAACCCAACTTAGATTTCAGCGTTGTGGTCAATTGGCAAAACGCCAACTCTGCTCCCAAGAAGAATTGGATACGGATCGAGCTGCCTATGTCCGAGCCCAAGCTTTAGAAATGAGTGCAAAAGCACAAATTGCTATGGCAGAGGCCACCCTGAGCACAGAGCAAACAGATATTGAGAAAAGTACTATTCGAGCACCTATTGATGGGATTATATTGACTCGATCGGTAGAACCGGGGCAAACGGTAGCTGCTTCCTTTGAAACCCCAGTACTTTTTACCTTAGCAGAAAATCTTAGCCAAATGACACTCTATGTTAATGTGGATGAAGCAGATATTGGTCAAATACAAGTAGGACAAAAGGCTCATTTTACGGTAGATGCCTATCCAGATCGGCAGTTTCTCGCTCAAATTATCCAAGTCCGTTACGGCGCTTTAGAAGTAGACGGAGTGATTACTTACGAAACCTTACTAAAAGTAGACAATCAGGATTTAGCCCTTCGACCAGGAATGACCGCTACTGCAGATATTATTGTCAATGAAATTGATCATGCCTTGTTGATTCCTAACAAGGCCTTACGATTTATACCTCCAGAAAAAAATAAAACGACTCAACCTACCCCCAAAAGAGGATTAGTTGGGATGTTGTTCCCAGGACCTCGTCCTAGCCCACCTAAAAAATCTCCAGATCAAACTAAGAACAATAAAAAATCCCAACACATTTGGATACTTAAAGAGGGGCAACCTACCCCTGTTTCGATAGTTTTAGGAGCAAGCGATGGGGTTCATACCCAAATGTTAACAGGAGATTTGACTGCTGGAATGGAAGTCATTTTAGATACGGTAGAAAAAAACCCATCCTAA
- a CDS encoding ABC transporter ATP-binding protein, translated as MENLPIIALQNIKKIYGTGSAAMEALKGINVHIASGDFVAVMGHSGSGKSTCLNILGCLDTPTSGNYLFKGVNVANLSRNQRAWIRRHYLGFVFQGFNLLNRTSALENVELPLIYRGFSATQRHHQGKAALATVGLSGWETHTPGALSGGQQQRVAIARAIVTQPQVLFADEPTGNLDTARSHEIMGLLTELNQTQGITIVMVTHEEETAAYAKRIIHFIDGQIAQDEQKK; from the coding sequence ATGGAAAATTTACCCATTATTGCCTTACAAAATATAAAAAAAATTTATGGTACAGGTAGTGCTGCCATGGAAGCTCTAAAGGGAATTAATGTGCACATTGCCTCCGGAGACTTTGTCGCCGTCATGGGTCATAGTGGTTCAGGTAAATCCACCTGCCTTAATATCTTAGGCTGTCTGGATACCCCAACATCAGGAAACTATCTTTTTAAAGGGGTCAATGTGGCTAACCTATCCCGCAATCAACGGGCATGGATTAGACGGCATTATTTAGGGTTTGTGTTCCAAGGATTTAATTTACTCAATCGAACTTCTGCCTTAGAAAATGTAGAACTCCCCTTGATTTATCGAGGTTTTTCTGCCACCCAACGCCATCACCAAGGTAAAGCAGCGTTGGCAACCGTTGGTTTATCTGGTTGGGAAACCCATACGCCGGGAGCCCTCTCCGGAGGGCAACAACAACGGGTAGCTATTGCCAGAGCCATTGTCACCCAGCCTCAAGTATTATTTGCCGATGAACCCACGGGAAATTTAGACACGGCACGGAGCCATGAAATTATGGGGTTACTTACAGAATTAAACCAAACTCAAGGGATTACCATTGTGATGGTGACCCATGAGGAAGAAACTGCTGCCTATGCCAAACGGATTATCCATTTTATTGATGGGCAAATCGCTCAAGATGAGCAGAAAAAATAG
- a CDS encoding ABC transporter permease, with the protein MWLNALLLAWREIRRNLMRSFLTILGIIIGVASVITMVTLGSGATLKITNQIASLGSNLLILRPGQRRHTSNATVAPAFSLRDQAALAREMDSIRAMSGSASDAMIAIYGNHNWATTINGIDETYFTVRNWHLISGRNFLESEFHGGKGVCILGATVQSQLFDDQDSLGKYIRLKKLSCQVIGLLEAKGQTMMGMDQDDTILIPLRTFQRRIIGNQDIGIIQISLQNGASEQKAKDEITQIMRKRRHISPSDREDFSVLDMKEITQMLTGTTQVMTTLLGAVAAVSLLVGGIGIMNIMLVSVTERTREIGIRLAIGALEREVLLQFLVEAVVLSSLGGFIGVGLALITSLGLSTLLQIPFILKPGIILIAFLFSSGVGVVFGYFPARKAAMLDPMEALRHE; encoded by the coding sequence ATGTGGTTAAACGCACTATTGCTGGCTTGGCGAGAAATTCGCCGTAATTTAATGCGATCTTTTCTGACGATTTTAGGGATTATTATTGGCGTGGCCTCTGTCATTACCATGGTGACCTTAGGGAGTGGTGCTACCTTAAAAATTACTAATCAAATTGCTAGCTTAGGGAGTAATTTATTAATTCTACGCCCTGGGCAACGCCGTCATACCAGTAACGCCACGGTTGCCCCTGCCTTTAGCCTTCGAGATCAAGCAGCCCTAGCCAGAGAAATGGATTCTATCCGTGCCATGAGTGGATCTGCCTCCGATGCCATGATTGCTATTTACGGCAATCATAACTGGGCAACCACCATTAATGGGATAGATGAGACTTATTTTACGGTACGAAATTGGCACCTTATCTCTGGGCGTAATTTTTTGGAAAGCGAATTCCACGGCGGTAAGGGGGTCTGTATTTTAGGAGCAACTGTACAAAGTCAACTCTTTGACGATCAGGATTCCTTAGGGAAATATATTCGACTTAAAAAACTCTCTTGCCAAGTCATCGGCCTATTAGAGGCCAAGGGACAAACTATGATGGGCATGGATCAAGATGACACCATTTTAATTCCTTTGCGTACTTTTCAACGGCGCATTATTGGCAATCAAGATATAGGAATCATTCAAATTTCCTTACAAAATGGAGCCTCAGAACAAAAAGCAAAGGATGAAATTACCCAAATCATGCGTAAACGCCGTCATATTTCCCCTTCGGATCGGGAAGATTTTTCCGTGCTAGACATGAAAGAGATTACCCAAATGCTCACTGGCACCACCCAAGTGATGACTACCCTACTCGGAGCAGTGGCCGCAGTGAGTTTGCTAGTAGGTGGGATTGGGATTATGAATATCATGCTGGTTTCAGTGACAGAGCGTACCCGAGAAATTGGGATTAGACTGGCTATTGGCGCCCTAGAGCGGGAAGTACTACTTCAATTTCTAGTAGAAGCAGTGGTTCTTTCTTCTTTAGGGGGATTCATTGGGGTAGGACTGGCCTTGATCACTTCCCTAGGATTAAGCACCCTGTTACAAATTCCCTTTATTTTAAAGCCCGGGATTATACTCATTGCTTTTTTATTTTCCAGTGGGGTAGGCGTTGTATTTGGTTATTTCCCTGCTCGAAAAGCTGCCATGCTCGATCCCATGGAAGCCCTTCGCCATGAATAA
- a CDS encoding YqaA family protein: protein MTLWGLFLSGFLGATLLPGGSEGVFAWLILHPSYSPQMLIGVATVGNTLGGMVTFLMGWWLEQKIPQGQIAQAAHQKAIAWIQRYGSVALLGAWLPVIGDPLCLVAGWLKINPWPAFFFMALGKGIRYVFLWQALA, encoded by the coding sequence ATGACTCTGTGGGGGTTATTCTTAAGTGGTTTTTTAGGGGCTACCTTACTTCCCGGGGGATCGGAGGGGGTTTTTGCTTGGCTAATTCTCCATCCCAGTTATTCTCCTCAAATGCTCATTGGGGTGGCTACTGTGGGAAATACTTTAGGGGGTATGGTGACGTTTCTCATGGGTTGGTGGCTTGAGCAAAAAATCCCCCAAGGGCAAATTGCCCAAGCGGCACATCAAAAGGCAATAGCTTGGATTCAACGCTATGGATCAGTGGCATTACTAGGGGCTTGGTTGCCAGTGATAGGCGATCCTTTATGTTTGGTGGCCGGCTGGTTAAAAATTAACCCCTGGCCGGCGTTTTTCTTCATGGCATTAGGGAAGGGGATTCGCTATGTTTTTCTCTGGCAAGCCCTTGCCTGA
- a CDS encoding pilin, whose translation MKPSLGFSLLEIMIGVGIVGILIAVALPQYQDYMIKAQVMSIFSQISGLKIVVAECLARNQLGDACENPVGNSDLLANINANGQVSGGAGKPLIDVNSAAGSITAQFGNHAASALTNQILTLYKTQNNNWTCAFMGDAKYTPRGCNTLNSPSQR comes from the coding sequence ATGAAGCCTAGCTTAGGATTTAGCCTGCTTGAAATCATGATAGGCGTGGGAATAGTGGGGATACTCATCGCAGTCGCACTTCCCCAATACCAGGATTATATGATTAAGGCTCAAGTAATGAGTATTTTTAGCCAGATCAGTGGATTAAAAATAGTAGTGGCAGAATGTCTTGCGAGAAATCAACTAGGAGATGCTTGCGAAAATCCGGTAGGCAACTCTGATTTGCTGGCTAATATTAATGCCAATGGTCAAGTGTCAGGGGGTGCAGGAAAACCTTTGATTGACGTTAATAGTGCGGCTGGATCTATTACTGCCCAGTTTGGTAACCATGCTGCCTCAGCCCTTACCAATCAGATTCTCACCCTCTATAAAACTCAAAACAATAATTGGACTTGTGCCTTTATGGGAGATGCAAAATATACCCCTAGAGGATGCAATACCCTCAATAGTCCTTCACAACGATAA
- a CDS encoding pilin, producing MMTIQKHNSGFSLMEIMMGVAIVGILTGIAIPQYQTYVAQSEVIRAVTEAKSLTPIVEMCIEHQYTTVAVGTACQNSFQGSNILVGNGNGIPDLPAGEGAPTITINSNFTANISATLGGNATGVLNSSAVSLDRNSNGRWTCTFSGNAQYAPISCSAAAME from the coding sequence ATGATGACCATCCAAAAGCATAACTCGGGCTTTTCCTTAATGGAAATTATGATGGGGGTTGCGATTGTGGGGATTCTCACTGGGATTGCCATTCCCCAATATCAAACCTATGTGGCACAGAGCGAAGTAATTCGTGCCGTCACCGAAGCCAAAAGCCTCACCCCTATTGTGGAGATGTGCATTGAACATCAGTACACCACAGTAGCGGTAGGTACGGCGTGCCAAAATAGCTTTCAAGGATCGAATATTCTAGTGGGCAATGGTAATGGGATTCCTGATTTACCTGCTGGAGAAGGCGCTCCTACCATCACCATTAATTCTAACTTCACTGCTAATATTAGTGCCACCTTAGGGGGAAATGCTACTGGAGTATTAAACAGTAGTGCGGTGAGCTTAGATCGAAATAGCAATGGTCGCTGGACCTGCACTTTTAGTGGAAATGCCCAATATGCCCCCATCAGTTGCTCAGCTGCGGCAATGGAATAA
- a CDS encoding type IV pilin protein: protein MTIRKTNSGFSLIELMTVVAIVGVLTGIAVPQFQPYLDRIKNLQTIPIDDNYLN, encoded by the coding sequence ATGACTATTAGAAAGACTAACTCAGGCTTTTCCTTAATTGAGTTAATGACGGTAGTTGCTATTGTAGGTGTGCTCACAGGCATTGCGGTACCTCAATTTCAGCCTTATCTAGATAGGATAAAAAATCTCCAAACCATCCCTATCGATGATAATTACCTAAATTAA
- a CDS encoding pilin: protein MNQGFSLIELMITVAIVGILSAVAIPQYQIYIAKAQVTRAISEASALKMLVEDCVNNGIGNAECIANSTATGSGILTGTSQNANITLPSSTGVPQVALETGGAATITATLGSHASAAITGGSIKLTRTISGIWTCAPDGTTITAQYTPTSCSGSS from the coding sequence ATGAATCAAGGTTTTTCTTTAATTGAACTAATGATCACCGTTGCTATCGTAGGAATACTCTCCGCAGTAGCGATTCCTCAATATCAAATTTATATTGCCAAAGCACAAGTCACCCGTGCGATTTCCGAAGCCAGTGCATTAAAGATGCTAGTAGAGGATTGCGTAAACAATGGAATTGGAAATGCTGAGTGTATTGCAAATTCTACCGCTACAGGATCAGGTATCCTAACGGGAACATCTCAAAATGCGAATATAACCCTTCCTAGCAGTACAGGTGTTCCTCAAGTAGCTCTCGAGACGGGAGGAGCTGCAACCATTACCGCAACACTGGGTAGTCATGCATCAGCGGCTATTACGGGAGGCTCTATCAAGCTGACTAGAACTATCAGTGGAATCTGGACTTGTGCCCCTGATGGTACTACAATTACCGCCCAATATACGCCCACTAGCTGTTCTGGTAGTAGTTAA